Proteins co-encoded in one Candidatus Marinimicrobia bacterium CG08_land_8_20_14_0_20_45_22 genomic window:
- a CDS encoding methionyl-tRNA formyltransferase — protein sequence MKIVFMGTPEFALPSLKTLAESRHQILAVVTAMDAEKGRGLIVQETPVKTLAKELNLPVFQPPDLKSPDFIRQMKDLNADLFIVVAFRILPVDLLEIPRYGAINLHASLLPKYRGAAPINWAIINGEKETGLTIFRLQARVDTGDILFQKKTAILPEDTFGMLYEKLSCLGGESLVRVVNEIEEKRLEPIPQRHELATQAPKIFPEMGEIDWRKGALSIKNLIHGLSPTPGAYSFFGKKRIKFLSAVAKSGGNSKTHGAIVIRKKNWLGIQTGDGILFPKEVQSEGKKPLSIDEFLRGYQGKVGDIFSR from the coding sequence ATGAAAATCGTCTTCATGGGAACGCCCGAATTTGCTCTTCCATCGCTGAAAACGCTCGCCGAATCGCGCCATCAGATTCTTGCCGTTGTGACCGCTATGGATGCTGAAAAAGGACGCGGACTCATCGTTCAGGAAACGCCTGTCAAAACTTTAGCGAAGGAACTCAATTTGCCGGTTTTTCAGCCGCCGGATTTAAAATCTCCGGATTTTATTAGGCAGATGAAAGATCTGAATGCCGACCTGTTCATCGTTGTCGCATTTCGCATTTTGCCGGTCGATTTGCTGGAAATTCCGCGTTATGGCGCGATTAATTTACACGCCTCGCTTCTCCCGAAATATCGCGGTGCGGCTCCGATCAACTGGGCGATTATTAACGGCGAGAAAGAAACCGGGTTGACGATTTTCCGTCTTCAGGCGCGTGTCGATACCGGTGATATTCTTTTTCAGAAGAAAACAGCCATTTTACCGGAGGACACATTCGGCATGCTCTATGAAAAACTGTCCTGTTTGGGGGGTGAGTCACTCGTGCGCGTTGTAAACGAGATCGAAGAAAAACGTCTCGAGCCGATACCGCAGAGACATGAATTGGCTACACAGGCGCCGAAAATTTTCCCCGAAATGGGCGAAATCGACTGGAGAAAAGGTGCCCTGTCTATCAAGAATCTAATTCACGGACTTTCGCCCACGCCCGGCGCGTATTCCTTTTTTGGGAAGAAACGCATCAAGTTTTTGTCGGCGGTCGCTAAATCCGGGGGCAATTCTAAAACTCACGGCGCCATCGTAATCCGCAAGAAAAATTGGTTGGGAATTCAAACCGGCGACGGAATTTTGTTTCCCAAGGAAGTTCAATCGGAAGGGAAAAAACCGCTTTCGATCGATGAATTCCTGCGAGGGTATCAGGGAAAAGTTGGAGATATATTTTCCAGATGA